A region of Candidatus Cloacimonadota bacterium DNA encodes the following proteins:
- the panB gene encoding 3-methyl-2-oxobutanoate hydroxymethyltransferase has translation MKKSSLKNVHSFLELKEASTKITMVTAYDYSMARCAAASEIDIILVGDSLGMVVLGYENTLKVTMDDMVSHTAAVRRGAPQSFVIADLPYMSYHLGLDDTKANAAALIIEGGADAVKLEGGSEERLEAIAAILECEIPVCAHIGLTPQSVRRFGGFRVQGKSPEAHETLLRQALALEKAGVFMLVLEGIPEGLGKEISKNVSIPTIGIGAGRYTDGQVLVYHDLLGHSDLQPKFVRSYASLDETITSALNKYCAEVRSGAFPGEENVYYPISES, from the coding sequence ATGAAAAAGAGCAGTCTTAAAAACGTGCATTCGTTCCTTGAACTAAAAGAGGCGAGCACCAAGATCACAATGGTAACGGCCTACGATTATTCGATGGCGCGTTGCGCGGCGGCCAGTGAGATCGACATCATACTGGTTGGCGACAGCCTGGGAATGGTGGTTCTGGGCTATGAAAACACGCTGAAGGTAACTATGGACGACATGGTCAGCCACACCGCCGCAGTGCGCCGGGGAGCGCCGCAATCCTTTGTGATCGCGGACCTTCCCTACATGAGCTACCATTTGGGATTGGACGACACCAAGGCCAACGCTGCCGCCCTGATCATTGAAGGCGGCGCGGATGCCGTGAAGCTGGAAGGGGGTTCGGAAGAGCGGTTGGAAGCCATAGCTGCCATCCTGGAATGCGAAATCCCCGTCTGTGCCCACATTGGCCTAACTCCGCAAAGCGTGCGCCGCTTCGGAGGTTTCAGGGTGCAGGGCAAATCCCCCGAAGCCCATGAAACCTTGCTGCGCCAGGCCCTGGCCCTGGAAAAGGCAGGCGTCTTCATGCTGGTGCTGGAAGGCATCCCTGAAGGCTTGGGCAAAGAAATATCCAAAAACGTATCCATCCCCACCATTGGCATTGGCGCGGGACGTTACACCGACGGCCAGGTGCTTGTTTATCACGACCTGCTGGGCCATTCTGACCTGCAGCCAAAGTTTGTTCGATCCTATGCCAGCCTGGACGAGACCATCACTTCAGCCCTGAATAAGTATTGCGCCGAGGTGCGTTCCGGCGCCTTCCCCGGCGAGGAAAACGTTTACTACCCAATTTCAGAATCATAA
- a CDS encoding bifunctional response regulator/alkaline phosphatase family protein, which produces MKRAKQMKILWVDDEIDLLQPFVLFLEERNYLVDTCNNGNDAIDKALENKYDLVIMDEMMPGLDGLATLQEIKRVNPSLPIIMVTKSEEEGLMDKAIASQIADYLIKPINPNQIIMAIKKIFQADQIRANQIGEQYTRYIAQLNQRLFDNPGWEDWASIYREMAYWEIQIDEVNDDGLRQTHFLEKRNCNTEFTNYVERNYRDWLQTDDRPNLSFDLVSQYVAPHFETRVPVYFIIIDCMRLDQYLSIQPYIKELFDEELDFYYSILPTATPYSRNSIFSGLPPQDIAKRFPEYWVGSGEMDNSRNRNEHQLLDEHIAELGYNLDPSSKYVKIFNMDEGNFVLRKIETWNKEKLVVLVYNFLDLLAHHRSRDQILQETIPHEEGLRAFTKHWFLHSALYEALKLIAKQDAICVISTDHGSIKVNRATQVIGDRDTSITVRYKEGKNLSANDRHAIYVKKPSEYGLPIKSIVDNFIFAKDDYYFVYPNSYHQYQRQYNGTFQHGGVSMEEMILPVATCRSKRLKI; this is translated from the coding sequence ATGAAACGTGCCAAGCAAATGAAAATCCTCTGGGTCGATGACGAAATCGATCTTCTGCAGCCCTTCGTGCTTTTTCTGGAAGAACGCAATTACCTGGTGGATACCTGCAACAATGGTAATGACGCCATCGACAAGGCGCTTGAAAATAAATACGATCTGGTGATCATGGACGAGATGATGCCCGGCCTGGATGGGCTCGCCACCCTGCAGGAGATCAAACGTGTAAATCCCTCCCTCCCGATCATTATGGTCACCAAAAGCGAGGAAGAAGGATTGATGGACAAGGCAATCGCCTCGCAGATAGCCGATTACCTGATCAAGCCCATCAACCCCAACCAGATCATCATGGCCATCAAAAAGATCTTCCAGGCCGACCAGATACGCGCCAACCAAATCGGCGAACAGTACACCCGTTACATCGCCCAGCTCAACCAGCGCCTCTTCGACAACCCCGGCTGGGAAGACTGGGCCAGCATCTACCGTGAAATGGCCTATTGGGAGATACAGATCGACGAAGTTAACGACGATGGGCTTCGCCAGACCCATTTTTTGGAAAAACGCAATTGCAACACCGAATTCACCAACTACGTGGAACGCAATTACCGCGACTGGCTACAAACAGATGACCGTCCAAACCTTTCATTCGACCTGGTTTCCCAGTACGTCGCGCCCCACTTTGAAACCCGCGTGCCGGTCTATTTCATCATCATAGATTGCATGCGCCTCGACCAGTATCTGTCCATCCAGCCATATATCAAGGAACTCTTCGACGAAGAGCTTGACTTCTATTACTCCATCCTGCCAACAGCCACGCCCTACAGCCGCAATTCCATTTTCAGCGGCCTGCCGCCGCAGGACATCGCCAAACGCTTCCCTGAATACTGGGTGGGCAGCGGCGAAATGGACAATTCCCGCAACCGCAACGAACACCAACTGCTCGATGAGCATATCGCCGAACTTGGCTACAACCTTGATCCCAGCTCCAAATACGTAAAGATCTTCAATATGGATGAAGGCAACTTTGTGCTTCGCAAGATCGAGACCTGGAACAAGGAAAAACTGGTGGTGCTGGTTTACAACTTCCTCGACCTGCTGGCACACCACCGTTCCCGCGACCAAATCCTCCAGGAAACCATCCCCCACGAGGAAGGCCTGCGCGCCTTCACCAAACACTGGTTCCTGCATTCCGCGCTCTACGAGGCATTGAAGCTGATCGCCAAACAGGATGCCATCTGCGTTATCAGCACCGACCACGGCTCCATCAAGGTTAACCGCGCCACCCAGGTTATCGGAGACCGCGACACCTCCATCACCGTGCGCTACAAGGAAGGCAAGAACCTCAGCGCCAACGACCGCCACGCCATCTATGTGAAAAAACCCTCCGAATACGGGCTGCCGATCAAGAGCATAGTGGACAACTTCATCTTTGCCAAGGACGACTATTATTTCGTCTATCCCAATTCCTACCACCAATATCAAAGGCAATACAACGGCACCTTCCAGCACGGCGGCGTTTCCATGGAGGAAATGATCCTGCCTGTGGCAACCTGCCGGAGCAAACGCCTTAAAATCTGA
- the tsaE gene encoding tRNA (adenosine(37)-N6)-threonylcarbamoyltransferase complex ATPase subunit type 1 TsaE: MEPPVTKPKTIKLDSEQDTRDLAAFIAPLLRPGDVICLYGDLGSGKTFFARALAAKLGITDLVDSPSFVLFKEYSGGKFPFYHLDLYRLKNKAEFLDLGITDLIDSGVTLIEWPELAARYLPDRIMNLSLRFVFEGRQRSVEIIAKGRFSDYFV; this comes from the coding sequence ATGGAGCCACCTGTGACCAAACCCAAAACCATCAAACTTGATTCAGAGCAGGACACCCGGGACCTGGCAGCCTTCATCGCCCCGCTGCTGCGGCCTGGCGACGTGATTTGCCTGTATGGAGACCTCGGCTCCGGCAAGACCTTTTTCGCCCGCGCCCTGGCAGCGAAGCTTGGAATCACCGATCTGGTTGACAGTCCATCGTTTGTGCTGTTCAAAGAGTATTCTGGCGGCAAGTTTCCATTCTATCATCTTGACCTTTACCGGCTGAAAAATAAAGCCGAGTTCCTCGATTTGGGCATAACCGACCTCATCGATTCCGGCGTAACCCTGATCGAATGGCCGGAATTGGCGGCGAGGTACCTTCCGGACAGAATTATGAATCTTTCCCTGCGCTTCGTTTTCGAAGGCCGGCAAAGGTCAGTGGAAATAATTGCCAAGGGCCGTTTTTCGGATTATTTTGTTTAA
- a CDS encoding SIMPL domain-containing protein (The SIMPL domain is named for its presence in mouse protein SIMPL (signalling molecule that associates with mouse pelle-like kinase). Bacterial member BP26, from Brucella, was shown to assemble into a channel-like structure, while YggE from E. coli has been associated with resistance to oxidative stress.) produces the protein MSFNPLWIALVAIVVMAVWEAMGKDKSPHRGWLMAGVCFVLGLAVFGYFHMESRLENDNLQVVGYASKTFESDLVKWTLSMQKNTGVDGLMQTYTSLNRDVNDFKALLLSKGLTAKDINIQPPTSAPHYDNDGNMTGYSVDQMLYVISNDIHKVEEIALDPEFFAERSIVLQQSNLEYLYSKLPELKKEMIGAATADAMDRAKEIVGATKARLGKLSSARSGVFQITEPYSTDVSDYGYYNTDTRTKSISVTVTTKFRL, from the coding sequence ATGAGTTTCAACCCTCTCTGGATAGCTCTTGTCGCCATCGTTGTGATGGCCGTTTGGGAAGCCATGGGCAAAGACAAATCCCCGCACCGGGGCTGGCTGATGGCCGGCGTCTGTTTTGTGCTGGGACTGGCTGTCTTTGGATATTTCCACATGGAAAGCCGGCTAGAAAACGACAACCTGCAGGTAGTGGGTTATGCCAGCAAAACCTTTGAAAGCGACCTCGTGAAGTGGACCCTCTCCATGCAAAAAAACACCGGTGTGGACGGGCTGATGCAAACCTATACCAGCCTCAACCGCGATGTGAACGACTTCAAGGCGTTGCTGCTTTCCAAAGGCCTCACCGCCAAGGACATCAACATCCAGCCACCTACCAGCGCACCGCATTACGACAACGACGGCAACATGACCGGCTACAGCGTGGACCAGATGCTCTATGTTATCAGCAACGACATACACAAGGTTGAGGAAATCGCCCTCGATCCGGAGTTCTTTGCCGAACGCTCCATCGTGCTGCAGCAGTCGAACTTGGAATATCTCTATTCCAAGCTGCCCGAACTCAAGAAGGAGATGATCGGCGCCGCCACAGCCGATGCCATGGACCGCGCCAAAGAGATCGTGGGCGCCACCAAAGCCAGGCTGGGCAAGCTCAGCAGCGCCCGAAGCGGCGTGTTCCAGATCACCGAGCCCTACTCCACCGATGTTTCGGACTACGGCTATTACAACACCGACACCCGCACCAAAAGCATATCGGTGACCGTCACCACAAAATTCCGCCTCTGA
- a CDS encoding T9SS type A sorting domain-containing protein translates to MRKLLIAALLVFVAALWAQGGTLPECYYTYAQISQMLIDHQTQHPDIAKIVQIGFSQQDHLPIYAMRISDNVDQDEEEPALLFVGQVHAEEVLGVQITMNNIAEILANRDQMPYMQWINFLDMWFVPTLNPEGHNVVTANLDTSYRKNKRDNNMNGVFDYTVLVGYDVDGVDINRNFDFNWCHGDTLLQPPTVDQIEPYDYYRGPGEMSESEIQAIKNLCDQYPFVYSICWHSSRRGTLSEKCYVPFNWKNVRPSPDFNFAQTICSGVANQIVNEAGTGTYDAFPNLSRKGAFHDWMYKQYGTFQILIECGTANLQPNEALMQNTVQRCRNAVYWMLNRTLPYSQAVPSSSMLTGNISDAVTGAPLEAEIIVEGFHAPWFVPRTSNPGTGRFYKPLSTGTYNLRFRKKGYWDTVIPNQMVYNNNWTQIQVQMQPREPASLSGRVLSGGADIAAQIVIGDVFPDTLAVNGHFVYNGFEGEYPVRVYAEGYYPWLGTVELSPGVNNLLLELSPAEVLFAEDWESGTDGWTIEGPWVLQNELSSAGYAITDSWGGNGFYAVNCDVWIKPTHRLTLPSGTSAMLTFDSHLYTEWNFDPVTVETSTDNLNWTVWWTKSGRHDHFSKELVPLDALAGQSFWLRFRLVDQSTHIELTDPGWTLDNIRLICGTSTSAQDPGLPGLPQTALYQNYPNPFNPKTTIRYSLAVPNEVRLGIYNLKGQLVKELVREHLPAGDHQSVWDGSDSAGKQVGSGIYLYRLQSGDYSKTLKMILVK, encoded by the coding sequence ATGAGAAAACTGCTGATTGCAGCGTTGCTTGTCTTTGTGGCCGCGCTCTGGGCCCAGGGCGGGACTTTGCCGGAATGCTACTACACCTATGCTCAGATCTCGCAGATGCTGATCGATCATCAAACCCAGCATCCGGACATCGCCAAAATAGTGCAGATAGGTTTCTCTCAGCAGGATCATCTGCCGATATACGCCATGCGCATTTCCGACAACGTTGACCAGGACGAGGAGGAGCCGGCGCTGCTCTTTGTGGGGCAAGTGCACGCGGAGGAAGTTCTGGGCGTGCAAATCACGATGAACAACATTGCCGAAATTCTGGCCAATCGCGACCAGATGCCCTATATGCAGTGGATCAACTTTCTGGACATGTGGTTCGTGCCCACATTAAATCCCGAGGGGCATAACGTTGTAACAGCCAATCTCGACACCTCATATCGCAAGAACAAGCGGGACAACAATATGAACGGGGTCTTCGATTACACTGTCCTGGTGGGTTATGACGTCGACGGAGTCGATATTAATCGTAACTTCGATTTCAACTGGTGCCATGGCGACACGCTTTTGCAACCGCCCACGGTTGACCAGATCGAACCTTATGACTATTATAGGGGGCCCGGAGAGATGAGCGAAAGCGAAATCCAGGCAATAAAAAACCTCTGTGACCAATATCCCTTTGTTTACTCAATTTGTTGGCATTCCTCCCGCAGGGGCACCCTCAGCGAGAAATGCTATGTTCCTTTCAACTGGAAGAACGTGCGCCCCTCCCCGGACTTTAATTTTGCCCAAACAATCTGTTCCGGAGTCGCCAACCAGATAGTCAATGAGGCTGGAACGGGCACTTATGACGCGTTTCCCAATCTCAGCCGTAAAGGAGCGTTTCACGATTGGATGTACAAGCAGTATGGCACCTTCCAGATTCTGATCGAATGCGGGACCGCGAATCTCCAACCCAACGAAGCGCTGATGCAAAACACCGTCCAGCGTTGCCGGAACGCTGTTTACTGGATGCTGAACCGCACTTTGCCCTATTCCCAGGCCGTTCCTTCCAGTTCCATGCTCACCGGAAACATCAGCGATGCCGTTACCGGCGCGCCCCTGGAAGCCGAAATAATCGTGGAAGGATTTCACGCGCCCTGGTTCGTGCCCCGCACTTCAAATCCTGGTACAGGCAGGTTTTACAAGCCGTTGTCAACCGGAACCTACAACCTCCGCTTCCGCAAAAAGGGCTATTGGGACACCGTGATCCCGAACCAGATGGTTTACAACAACAACTGGACCCAGATCCAGGTGCAGATGCAGCCGCGCGAGCCAGCCAGCCTAAGCGGCAGGGTGCTAAGCGGCGGAGCCGACATCGCTGCCCAGATCGTTATCGGGGATGTTTTCCCGGACACCCTGGCGGTGAACGGACACTTTGTTTATAATGGTTTTGAGGGCGAATATCCCGTGCGGGTTTACGCCGAGGGCTACTATCCCTGGCTGGGCACAGTGGAACTTTCTCCCGGCGTGAACAACCTTCTGCTGGAACTCAGCCCCGCCGAAGTGCTATTTGCTGAAGACTGGGAATCCGGCACTGACGGTTGGACCATCGAAGGTCCGTGGGTACTGCAAAACGAGCTTTCGTCCGCTGGTTACGCCATCACCGACAGTTGGGGCGGAAACGGATTCTACGCCGTCAACTGTGATGTCTGGATAAAGCCCACACATCGGCTTACCTTGCCTTCTGGAACCTCTGCCATGCTTACTTTCGATTCCCATCTCTACACCGAGTGGAATTTCGATCCGGTGACGGTGGAAACCTCAACCGACAACCTCAACTGGACGGTTTGGTGGACGAAATCCGGCCGCCACGATCATTTTAGCAAAGAACTTGTTCCGCTGGACGCCCTTGCCGGGCAAAGCTTCTGGCTGCGCTTTCGCCTCGTGGATCAGTCAACCCACATTGAACTTACAGACCCGGGTTGGACCCTCGACAATATCAGGCTGATCTGCGGAACTTCCACCTCAGCCCAGGACCCCGGACTGCCGGGATTGCCGCAAACCGCGCTGTATCAGAACTATCCCAATCCCTTCAACCCCAAAACCACCATCCGCTACAGCCTCGCCGTGCCGAACGAGGTGCGCCTCGGTATCTACAACCTGAAAGGGCAGTTGGTGAAGGAACTGGTGAGGGAACATCTGCCCGCAGGTGACCATCAGAGCGTCTGGGATGGCAGCGACAGCGCCGGAAAGCAGGTGGGAAGCGGAATATACCTCTACAGACTGCAGAGCGGGGATTACAGTAAAACCCTGAAAATGATCCTGGTCAAATAG
- a CDS encoding formylglycine-generating enzyme family protein, with translation MNLPGEQTYQTPGTKPARTAPPPDASKFVRVPGGIFGFGRLKDNPNSNTSQDGFWIGKYEVTQSEWEEFMSTPYLYGTRAGNLPVENVSWIDIIRYCNARSEREGLQLAYSITGGAASVTCNFSANGYRLPTEAEWEMAAKAGTLLDYSGSDDANDVAWHYDNSKLRYRVGGGKKANSYGIYDMSGNVAEWCWDWYDAKYPSKLLEFNNPRGPSSGSQKVIRGGSVKNGIGTNLGILYRDKGNPNKGLPYVGFRLVRSR, from the coding sequence CAGACGCCAGCAAATTCGTGCGCGTTCCGGGCGGAATTTTTGGCTTTGGCCGGCTGAAGGACAATCCCAATTCCAACACCTCCCAGGACGGTTTCTGGATAGGAAAATATGAAGTTACCCAAAGCGAGTGGGAAGAATTCATGTCCACGCCCTATCTTTATGGCACCCGGGCAGGCAATCTGCCGGTGGAGAACGTTAGCTGGATAGACATCATCCGATATTGCAACGCCCGCAGCGAAAGAGAAGGGCTACAACTGGCCTACAGTATAACTGGCGGGGCTGCGTCTGTGACCTGCAACTTTTCGGCAAATGGTTACCGCCTGCCCACTGAAGCCGAATGGGAAATGGCCGCCAAAGCCGGGACATTGCTGGATTACAGCGGGTCAGACGATGCCAACGACGTTGCCTGGCATTATGACAACAGCAAGCTTCGCTACCGCGTCGGCGGCGGAAAGAAAGCCAACTCCTACGGTATTTATGACATGAGCGGCAATGTGGCGGAATGGTGCTGGGACTGGTATGATGCCAAATACCCAAGCAAACTGTTGGAGTTCAACAATCCCCGGGGCCCGTCCAGCGGTAGTCAGAAGGTGATCCGCGGCGGCAGCGTGAAAAACGGGATCGGCACCAACCTGGGCATCCTCTACCGCGACAAGGGCAATCCCAACAAAGGTTTGCCTTATGTGGGCTTCAGGCTGGTCCGCAGCCGCTGA